The sequence AACTGCTGCCTGGCTGATTCCAGGATAACCAAGCAATTTGTTTTCAATCTCACCTAATTCAATTCTATAACCACGGATTTTCACCTGGAAGTCATTTCTTCCAATGTATTCCACCTCTCCATTGGATAGCCAGCGTACTAAATCTCCGGTTCTGTATAAACGTCCATTCTCTCCTTTCTGTTTCTGATCTGCTGTCTGGAAAGGATTGATGATGAAACGTTCTTCTGTAAGATCCGGCCTGTTCAGGTATCCTCTTGCAATTCCGGCTCCGCCGATATACAGCTCACCTACGGCTCCTAAAGGAACAATACGGCGGTATTTATCCAATACGTAAGCTGTCATATTCCCAATCGGTCCTCCGATATTTACAGGGTTTTCATCTTCGTTATAATGATGCAGTGTAGCACATACCGTAGTTTCTGTTGGGCCGTAAGCGTTGATCAGATCAACTCCATATTCTTTATATGCGGCCATAACCTGTGGATTGGTAACGTCTCCTGCTACCACAAGTTTCTCTAATGGTAAAATATATTCTCTGGTTAATAATACCGGTGGAATGGTTGCTATGCTGATGCTATTTTCTTCTATGTAATCTTTTAAAGAAAACAGATCTGTCTGAAGTTCTTTTTCTAAAATATAGATGGTATGTCCATGGGTAATGGATGGGTATAATTCCCAGACATGAGCATCAAATACATAGTTTGCGTACCACAGACTGTTCTTTTGAACTCTGTTTTCAAGCAAGCCAAATTCTTTAGCTTCCTGATGAATCAGGTTGGATACATTTCTGTGCTCAACCATTACGCCTTTAGGCAGCCCGGTCGTTCCACTCGTGAAAATAACATATGCTAAATTATTGGGTTGAGTATTGGTAACAGGATTATTAGTTGACTCTGT is a genomic window of Chryseobacterium viscerum containing:
- a CDS encoding non-ribosomal peptide synthetase, whose translation is DTGARLILGQESTSEKLKNLAADVISLEEITFKAKLETESTNNPVTNTQPNNLAYVIFTSGTTGLPKGVMVEHRNVSNLIHQEAKEFGLLENRVQKNSLWYANYVFDAHVWELYPSITHGHTIYILEKELQTDLFSLKDYIEENSISIATIPPVLLTREYILPLEKLVVAGDVTNPQVMAAYKEYGVDLINAYGPTETTVCATLHHYNEDENPVNIGGPIGNMTAYVLDKYRRIVPLGAVGELYIGGAGIARGYLNRPDLTEERFIINPFQTADQKQKGENGRLYRTGDLVRWLSNGEVEYIGRNDFQVKIRGYRIELGEIENKLLGYPGISQAAVLAKENKTGLKYLVGYYVSENDIDSSLLSEYLSESLPEYMVPGVFVHLTSLPLTINGKLDKKALPEPEFTGNKNYTAPETELEKQLVVIYSEVLGINAKTISIHDDFFRLGG